The genomic stretch GCTTCACGTCCGGCGCGTTTGCGGCGGTCTCAGTCGGACGCGTCTCTGCCGGCGCCTGTGCAGCCTGCTCGGGAGCATCGTTACCGCTGCTGAACAGCATCGCCCCGGCGACAATACCCACCAGCACGCCTGCGGCAACCATGCCCGGGATCTTGTAGCGGCGCCAGTCGAGCAGCGAAGCCGGTTTTTCGTCTTCGACCGGAACCAGCATCGTGCCGGGCTTTTTCGCCGTCAGCACGTCGTTAATCCCGGCGACCGGCATCTCAATCAGCGCGGCGAACTCGTCGATTGACTGCGGACGGTCCTCCATGTGCAGCGCCAGCGCGCGGTCGATGGCCTGCAGCAGCGGAATGGAATAGCCCTGCGGCATAATTTCCACCAGCGGTTTGCAGGTATCCTGAATCGAGCGCACCACGCTGACCGGCGGCGGAGAACCCACAATCAGGGTACGCAGCACCGCGCCGAGGGCGTAAATATCCGTCCACGGGCCCTGCTCGCTTTCGTTGTCGTCGGTGTACTGCTCGATCGGCGCAAAGCCCGGGCGCAGCATGGTTTCCGTTTCGTCGGAGAGGTTACCGATGGTGCGGCGCGCGGAGCCGAAATCAAGCAGCACCGGCAGGCCGTTATCCTGGATCTGGATGTTATCCAGAGAGATGTCGCGGTGCAGGTAGCCTTCGTCGTGGATGGTCTTGATCGCACCGAACAGCATCGGCAGCGTGCGGCGGATCCAGGCCTCGTTAATCAGCTCCGGCTTTTCTTCGCGCAGGCGCGAAAGCGTGGTGCCGCTGTAAAACAGCGTCCCCATGTAGGCCGTGTCGTTTTGCACCCAGAAACGCAGAACGTGCAGCAGGTTCGGGTGGTTAAAGCGCGCCAGCAGACGCGCCTCCTGAATAAAGCTGTTCAGGCCCGCTGAAAACGCTTTGCCAAAACGCTCGCTTCGCAGCACCAGGGTCATGTCGTCGCCGCGCACGGCGAGCGAGGAAGGCATAAATTCTTTGATAGCGATAGTGCGTTCGAGCTGGTGATCCCACGCGCGATAGACGATGCCAAAACCGCCGCCGCCGATCACCTCTTTGATTTCAAACTCGTTGAAGCGGTACCCGACCGGGAGCGCGTTTGGGACAGTCCGATTGTTATCATTATCCGTCATCTTTTACAGTTCTCTTGATGATTATTACGCGGCAAACTGACAGTGAAACTCGCCCTGCTCGCAGGTGACGTGCAGACGTCGGTACTGCTCGTCGCTGCGGCTGGCGGTAAGTAAGATCTGGCTCATCTGAGGCAGCAAGGTGTTGGTCAGAATAGCATCCACCATGCGGCCGCCGGACTCCACCTCGGTACAGCGCTGAACAATCTGTTCCACCACGCTGTCGTCAAACTCAGAAATAATGCTGTGATTCTCTTCCAGACGACGCTGAATGCGCTTGAGCTGCAGGCGAACAATCTGCCCCAGCATCTCGTCGCTGAGCGGGTAGTACGGCACCACCAGAAGGCGGCCCAGCAGCGCCGGTGGGAAGACCTCCAGCAGCGGCTGGCGCAGAGCGCCGCTTAACGCGTCAGGCTCCGGCATCAGCTCCGGATCGGCGCACATGGCGCTAATCAGCTCGGTGCCCACGTTGGAGGTCAGAATAATGATGGTGTTACGGAAATCGATGTGGCGCCCCTCGCCGTCTTCCATCCAGCCTTTATCAAAGACCTGGAAGAAGATCTCGTGGACGTCCGGGTGCGCTTTTTCAATTTCGTCCAGCAGCACCACGCTGTACGGGCGGCGGCGTACGGCCTCGGTCAACACGCCACCTTCACCATACCCTACGTACCCCGGAGGCGCACCTTTTAAGGTGGAAACGGTGTGCGCTTCCTGGAACTCGCTCATGTTGATGGTGATAACGTTCTGCTCGCCGCCGTAGAGGGATTCGGCGAGCGCCAGCGCGGTTTCAGTTTTACCGACGCCGGACGGGCCACACAGCATAAAGACGCCCACCGGTTTGTTGGGATCGTCCAGCTTCGCCCGCGAGGTT from Enterobacter dykesii encodes the following:
- a CDS encoding serine/threonine protein kinase — encoded protein: MTDNDNNRTVPNALPVGYRFNEFEIKEVIGGGGFGIVYRAWDHQLERTIAIKEFMPSSLAVRGDDMTLVLRSERFGKAFSAGLNSFIQEARLLARFNHPNLLHVLRFWVQNDTAYMGTLFYSGTTLSRLREEKPELINEAWIRRTLPMLFGAIKTIHDEGYLHRDISLDNIQIQDNGLPVLLDFGSARRTIGNLSDETETMLRPGFAPIEQYTDDNESEQGPWTDIYALGAVLRTLIVGSPPPVSVVRSIQDTCKPLVEIMPQGYSIPLLQAIDRALALHMEDRPQSIDEFAALIEMPVAGINDVLTAKKPGTMLVPVEDEKPASLLDWRRYKIPGMVAAGVLVGIVAGAMLFSSGNDAPEQAAQAPAETRPTETAANAPDVKPETAKVNEQATAQQTPQPVESPVALVYIRILDGETLKVNGEPKALRPATNGYASLKLPAGEVKIELQGNGRTRGQTLDITKPGTWLVNP